AACCTTGTGACATTTCTTTTTCATTCAGTTTCGGAATTTCCGATGGAGCTTTTCCTGATTCTGGATTTTTGGTAAAATCTTCATAAGATGTAGATTGGATGAGATGTCTATCACTGTTATATGGTGCATATAAACCAGTTTTTGGGGCTTTCCCAGGAGTGGTTGTAGGATTCATCATGTGATGATCTTGGGTAGATGCAATCTTAGAAACTTTTCCAGTTTTTTCGATTGTAACATTAATTCCGGCAAATTGTATTTTGCCGTCGATAGTGTTGGCTAATTCGTAAGAATTTTTTCCAACTTTATTTCCAACTTTACCAGCTTTTTCTCTTCCATAACCTAGGGCGATGCTAATTGTTTCGTTGTGAATTCCTGGAACAATTAAAGCGGGTAATGTCAATTCTCTCGAACCAGCTTTTACTTTTACAACATCGTTGGATTTAATTCCAAGAGAATCAGCATGGGAAGGAGAAATTCCAACAAAATTATCCCAAGTTGTTTTAGTAACTGGGTCCGGTAATTCTTGTAAAGTAGGGTTATTTGCATGGGTTCCGTCGCCTATCGCTACAGTTGTGTAAAGAGCGAGAGTGACAGATTTAGAGTCTTTTGCTAGAAGTTTCGCGATACTACCTTTAAAGTTACGTGCTGCTTTATTGGATTTAAGATCAGATTCTTTGAATATACTTCCATTTCTAAGGAAATCTTCCCAGTTAAACTTTGTGCCTAGTTTTTTTAGATAAGCAGATTTTAGATACTCATAGTAAGATGGGGCAGATCCTAATTTGCCGCCTGCCCATACGATTAACGAATCCTCGAAAGAACGAGTATTAAAAATCGGACGAATGGTCGGTTGGGTTACGGATAATACACCTTTAACCGCTTCTCTATCTCCCCATGATTCGAGGTAGTGAGTTACGGGCGCTAAGTATTTTGCAAAACTTGCTGTTTCGTCGAGTCTATCAGCCATAGAAACATAAAGCCCAGCTTTAGCGAAAGAATCCTTTAGATTGAGAGAAGGAAGTTGATAAGCAGGGTTTGTTCCGTATACTAAAAGAACTCCTACCTCACCAGCATCCAATTCTTTTTTGAGAGCGTTTAGATTTGCAGAGTAATTTCCAGCAGATTCCCCACGATTATTCGCATGGTCTACAGTCTTACCATCATTATCCAATACAGAGTTGAGTAAGTTTACAGCGATTTGTAAATCAACTGCGTCAGTGGTTTGCGAAGAAGTTCCACCAGCAACTACTAATGATTCGCCTTTAGCCGCCCATAAATCTTTTGCGATTTGTTCGATGAGTTTTGGATCAAGACCAATTTCTCCTGCAAGTCCTTCTACAGTATAACCAGAAGTAGCCGATGCCGCAAGACCCGCGCCTAGTTTGCCAAGTGCAACTGCTACAGCAATTGCAAATCGTCTAGAGTCACCAGATTTTATAACAATTCTTCTGTCAGCGTTAGATCCTGTTACAGATGGAACAGATTCTGCAGCATAAAACTTATTGATTGTAGAAGAAGTATCTTTGATTTTTCTTCTAGATGCAAATTGTTTTCCGTATTCTACTGGAGAAATCCAAGTTCCGAGGAAATCAGCATCAATCGAAAGAATTACTTTTGCTTTGTCAAAATGGTAATTAGGAACTACAGCTTTTCCGTAAGAGTCGTTAGCTGCAAGAGCAATAGGTTCTTCAACGGAAGTAACGTCGATTTCGTAGTGTTTTCCGCCACCTACAGCAGTTAGAAATTCGTTAATGACCGCAAGAGTGGAAGGAGAGTCAATAGGACCAGTTACGATTCTAGTTTTTCCTTTCAATGCTGCTATTTGAGTTTTTACTACAGTGTCTAAATCAGACCATGAAATCATTACTTCTGCGCCGTTTTTTATTTCGGCAGGTTCTTTTGCGCG
This sequence is a window from Leptospiraceae bacterium. Protein-coding genes within it:
- a CDS encoding 4Fe-4S dicluster domain-containing protein, which produces MSNNSFQEERKSHWQSYETKDKSDLNQLQNQEFYTSPDPVIARIKTGDYDRRTFLKLMGASSAMLTLNCLQKPQEKIVPYVKAPDYVKPGQSTYYASTCGGCSAGCGVLVKTRDARPLKLEGNPANPISKGALCASGQSSILDLYDPDRAKEPAEIKNGAEVMISWSDLDTVVKTQIAALKGKTRIVTGPIDSPSTLAVINEFLTAVGGGKHYEIDVTSVEEPIALAANDSYGKAVVPNYHFDKAKVILSIDADFLGTWISPVEYGKQFASRRKIKDTSSTINKFYAAESVPSVTGSNADRRIVIKSGDSRRFAIAVAVALGKLGAGLAASATSGYTVEGLAGEIGLDPKLIEQIAKDLWAAKGESLVVAGGTSSQTTDAVDLQIAVNLLNSVLDNDGKTVDHANNRGESAGNYSANLNALKKELDAGEVGVLLVYGTNPAYQLPSLNLKDSFAKAGLYVSMADRLDETASFAKYLAPVTHYLESWGDREAVKGVLSVTQPTIRPIFNTRSFEDSLIVWAGGKLGSAPSYYEYLKSAYLKKLGTKFNWEDFLRNGSIFKESDLKSNKAARNFKGSIAKLLAKDSKSVTLALYTTVAIGDGTHANNPTLQELPDPVTKTTWDNFVGISPSHADSLGIKSNDVVKVKAGSRELTLPALIVPGIHNETISIALGYGREKAGKVGNKVGKNSYELANTIDGKIQFAGINVTIEKTGKVSKIASTQDHHMMNPTTTPGKAPKTGLYAPYNSDRHLIQSTSYEDFTKNPESGKAPSEIPKLNEKEMSQGLNPVFEYKGYRWGMAIDLSLCTGCSACVTACQIENNIPVVGKSEVLVGREMHWIRIDRYYIGDPLKPETLEIAHQPVMCQHCENAPCETVCPVAATTHSSEGTNDMVYNRCVGTRYCSNNCPYKVRRFNWMQHWKDSDYQREPRHLGLNPEVTVRSRGVMEKCTFCSSRIAEKKIKAKNEGRTLRDGELKTACQETCPADAISFGNTNDAEAQVTKDANDKRSYRILEFLNVLPQVSYKTRVRNKVNV